One Pygocentrus nattereri isolate fPygNat1 chromosome 12, fPygNat1.pri, whole genome shotgun sequence DNA window includes the following coding sequences:
- the rpl24 gene encoding 60S ribosomal protein L24 yields MKVELCSFSGYKIYPGHGRRYARIDGKVFQFLNAKCESAFLTKRNPRQINWTVLYRRKHKKGLSEEVTKKRTRRAVKFQRAITGASLADILAKRNQKPEVRKAQREQAIRAAKEAKKAKQAAKKVPAPTTKAHAKAAPKQKIAKPMKVNAPRVGGKR; encoded by the exons ATGAA GGTCGAGTTGTGCAGCTTTAGCGGGTATAAAATCTATCCCGGCCACGGCCGGCGATATGCCAGGATCGACGGAAAG gtgttccagtTCCTGAATGCCAAGTGCGAGTCTGCTTTCCTGACCAAAAGGAACCCTAGACAGATCAACTGGACCGTTCTTTACAGGCGCAAGCACAAGAAGGGCTTGTCC GAAGAGGTGACAAAGAAACGCACCCGCCGTGCTGTCAAGTTCCAGAGGGCCATCACTGGTGCCTCTTTGGCTGATATCCTGGCCAAGAGGAACCAGAAGCCAGAGGTGCGCAAGGCTCAGCGGGAGCAGGCCATCAG GGCTGCCAAGGAGGCCAAGAAGGCAAAGCAGGCAGCCAAGAAAGTGCCTGCCCCAACTACTAAG GCCCATGCGAAGGCTGCACCCAAACAGAAGATCGCTAAGCCTATGAAGGTTAACGCTCCTCGTGTTGGTGGCAAGCGCTAA